Genomic window (Oncorhynchus mykiss isolate Arlee chromosome 21, USDA_OmykA_1.1, whole genome shotgun sequence):
TTCCTAGTCCTGCCTAAGTCTGCCTCCACTGTGGGCTTTGGCCAGGTCAGGGACATCTTGAAGAGGGAGTTCAACTGCTCAGTGGAGCTACAGGTAGGTCTACTATCAATACTCACAGGGGAAGCTTTGGGGAAAGAGCATGTTTGTAGCCATGAGATGCATTGCAGGAATGTGCAAATTTGCCCTTCACAAATGTCTTGAAAGCCAATCATGCCTGCCAtccctatccccctctcctcctatctctccctctgctctcttctccctcccaatcctctctctctccctctgctctcttttccctcccaaccccccctctctctccctccgccagGTCCTGAGAACTCCGTCTAGCTTTGCGTTCCGTGCTGTGGCGGGACCTCTGATCTTCAACGCCATGTCTGTCATCAACGCTCTGCGCCAGTCAACACCAGGCTCCTCCTCGTTACCCACTGTCTCACCCCTCTACAGCATACCTGATCACAAGTACCAGATACACTCTGGTaggaacctctctctctctctctctccctctctctccctctctctctctctctctctctctctctctccctctctctccctctctccctctctctctctccctctctctctctgtgcagttGTAATGTTCTTTTTCTTTTTGAACAACACTTTTTACTGACTGTCTAGATTGGTTTTTCTGAGTGACTCTTTCGTTTTAGTCGTTCGTTTGACTTGCTGGTCGCAATGAGTCCTATAGCAGGATTAATACACGCTCCTCCTGCTCAGAGGTTCCAGAGACGTGGTAAGACCAATAACTGTCATTTATGCGCACATGGAAATAGATCATATGTTGCAGGCAGCATAGAGAAGAAAAATACACGTTTGGAACTGATAATTGATCTCATGAAGTAATTTATTATTATATGTTGCGATGACAGAGCTTTGTAGAACCAAAACATACACAGCCTCTGCTCAATACATTTGAATCGTTTGGGAAGCTGCAGTTCGAACGATATTGTGCTTATCGCCCTCATGACAGTCAACCAATGCATTCCGCCAATCGTCGTTCACCATCTAGTCCTGTTGTGGCCACAGCTAGACCTCGTTTCTAATATATCAAGAAATAATCGTATTTGTATGCCTAGCAATCTACAAACGTACATTGTTTAAATCAAACTTTTACAAGTCTCTCACAAATGGAAGCTCCAATTAGCCCCCTATGGTGAACTGCGAAATAGAGGCTTGTAGAATCATGACTTGAGTTTTCAGTTCATTGTTGGCCGGTAGGGGGTCCTGCGTGCTCTGGGCATTAATTACTGAAATTAACTAAATGAGTCGGAAGATTTGTTCTTTTGACTTGAACGAGTCGAAAAGTTCTGAGCCGAACTTCCcatcactagtgtgtgtgtgtgtgcgcgcgcgcgcattTTAGTGCTGCAttagacaatgtgtgtgtgtactgtcagtGTGACAATctataatgtgtgtgtttttcagtGCTGCAGTTCGTGCCCAGTCACgtggatgtgcgtgtgtgtaacttCAGTGAGCGAGTAGAGAGAGGATTGCTGATGGCCTACACAGAGACACGCCGACGCGCATATGAATTTGGCAATGTTACTGTACAGGTGAGAGTCGTAGCCGTGAAAGTGTGTGCATTAGCCATTCACTTGGGCAGGTTCAGCGGAGCTGAGGAAAGGGATTCAGATCAATCAAAAAGTGAGTCAATCTgtaacgtgtgtgtttgtgtgtgtgtctgtgtgtttgcctCCAGCTTCTGAACATCACCATGGGTCAGGCCAAGCCACAGGGTGACCAGAAGGTTCCTGTGGACATCACGTTTGCGTTGCGTGATGGACGGGGCTACCtgttagggtcagaggtcagcgGTCACCTGAGACACCTAAGCACGGTGGAGTTCAGCTTCTACCTGGGCTTCCCCGCGTTGCAGATTGCTGAAcgtaagtcacacacacacacacacacacacacacacacacacacacacacacacacacacacacacacacacacacacacacacacacacacacacacacatctcatctaCCCCTCACTgacacccaacacacacccccCATCTATACACCAGTTactatcccacacacacacagataacagcacacacagacacatgtgcacacacacacacttatagacTCTCACACCTGGGTGCCGTTTGTAGCATCCTGACCGTATGCATATATtgtactcccacacacacacattctaaatGAGTTACTCGCCCCACAGACAACAGTGACTAACCTGATCTTCCCTATCCTGTGTTTGTCTCCCCAGCCTTCCACTACCCCGAACTGAACGTTTCTCACCATCTACGCTCCTCCTGGGTCCGCACAGGTATGAATTACAGCTTCGGGACTTTCAGCCTTAAGCTCAATATTGAGAGAGCGACCGTGCTAGAGCAGCACGcgtgtgtttatgtgttgcaGTCATGACGGCCATTTTTGAGAAGTGCATTAGTGTTGCTGGTGTGTGTTGCAGTGTTACTGGGTGTCCAGGAGCAGACGGTGACTGAGCGGAGCTTCAAGGCTCGTCTGGAGCGCCGTCTGGCCCTGCTGCTGGAGGAGGGGCTGGGGGAGGGGCTGGGGGACGGGAGTCAACGGCGCCGCTGGAAGAGATCCACGGCCGTGGGTAACAACAGCTTACAGGTAAACGGCACACATATACACTCTCGCACCCACTATGGGTGCTGTTTGTAGCATCCTTACCCCATGCACATGCTGtactcacacacacgcgcacacacacacgcacacactgactCCATGCTGTTATCTCCAGGTGGTGCGTGTGTCGAGACTGGCAGGTTCAGGGCGTTCTCTGGAAGTGGTGTATTTTGTGGAGGGACCAGGGGGGGAGAGAGTTCCTGCTGATGCCACCGCTGCCACCCTCAACCGCCTGGAGCTGCAACGGGCTGCCATCGTACTGGGGCACCGCGTCCAGAGACCCCTTGCCCAGCGTGAGTCTATGCATGCGGCCGCGCAAGTGTGTGTTCGCGCACCAGTGCGTGGCCGCATGCACACTTGCGTATGTGTGGATTTCAATAAGTAGTACTTATGTTATTCAGTGATTAGCAACGTAAGCCCATGTAGGTTGGCTGCACTCATTTCCTAATGTACAGTAGCATATTGCTTAGATAAAAGTGTAAGCTGATTGTATATGTACATAATGTATTTGTCTTCTGTAGCTGTGGAGACGCTGACAGTGCCCCCGTCTGAGACTCCGAGCAGCAGTGTCTGGCTGATTGTGGGGGTGGTGGTGCCTGTCCTGCTGGctatcgtcatcatcatcatcctctacTGGAAACTGTGCGGCTCGGAGAAGCTGGAGTTCCAGCCTGACGCCATCAACACCATCCAGCAGAGACAGAAGGTCAGGGGCAGGGGTGAAGGATTAGAGGGTCGACCTCCATGGGTGACTGTGGATTTGTGATCTGACTGGAATTGCATCAAAATGAGAATGGCATAAGGCTGTAGTCATGCATACTTACATGTCTTGATGTGCTTGTTCCACCCTTACCTCTTCCCtccacatctctttctctctttcccccctctttctcccctctctctctttctttctttgtcttcccctctctttctctccaccccccctctctctccagctgcagGCTCCCAGTGTGAAAGGGTTTGACTTCGCCAAGCTCCACCTGGGGCAGCACAGTAAGGATGACATCATGGTGATCCAGGAGCCTGGTGCCCTCCCTATGCCCATCAAAGAGGCCACCCCCTCTGAGGGAGGGGATGTCAACACTCCCAAATCCAAGGGCTCCTCCACCAAGGCTGCCCGCGCTAACCGCCGTAGGGGGAGGTTGGTAACACATCCACAAGCAGGGATACATCCACACTAATCCACAAACCCACATTAACCTTTTTCTCTGATTGGCCAGACTGTCCCCGTCAGATGGTGACTCGTTAGGTAGCGACCAAtcgagtggcagagagtctgcaGAGGAGACCACCAGACATGTGGCCACGCCCCACGAGGGGAAACAGCACCGAAACAAAACGCCCAAGAATGGCAAGAGACACGCCCCTTTCTCTTTACCTAAAGCCTTATTCATAACATTCTGATAGAAATGTACCACGATGGAACAAACTTGATTCTTTGTCATGTAGATTAGAATGAGGAATCCGGTCATCTCTACATGTATACTGTTCTATCTACAACGGCCATGCTGAAACACAGAGGAGAAtaagtggtagagggagagattgTGAGAGTGTGTATATGCTCATGTGTGTTGTGCCTGTGTCCTAAAGAGCTATGCACTGACTCAGCAGGAGAGAAACTGATTAAAGGAGTTGCATCAAAGAGAAAAACCgagggagaaagagcgagcgagagaaaccacaggagagaaagaggtagTGAGAGGGAACAGGGAAAGAGGAGTGCTGGAAAGAATGccggatggagagagagtggaggagcaggagggcgcagaagaggaggggagaaaaagCTTGCAATGTGAACATGAATCTCTGACCACCAAGTGATAATGCTTCtcgccccctcccctctctgtcttcctctctgtcttcctctctgtctgcctctctctgtctacctctctctcgccctcctttCTTTTTGTTCTGGCCTGGATCATAGGGAGGAATAAGATGAGTAAGTCCTCCCTTCGTGTTGAGTGGTTCAGTAAAGCTGCAGCTTGCCAGAAATAATCCAGTTTActgctacagtattactacagttTACCTTactatctctttctccctctctcctctccctctccccagtccctcccacAGGCAGTGGTCCAGATGAgctgctctcctcttcctccatcttcgACCACGTGGACCGTCTGTCCCGAGGCTCTTCTGACGGCAGGGGTCGCCAGGCCAACAAGGTCCAGTTGATTGCCATGCAGCCCCGGCCCAGCCCACCACAACGCTCACACAGCCCCACCCTCACAGAGAGGGTCAGCGCAGAggtgagaatacacacacacacacacacacacacatctagctcaCACATGCGAATACACTCAGACGCacagacaaacactcacacacagcttAAAACTCCTTAAaatcttggtgtgtgtgtatctaggtGGCTCTGAGACATAAGTCAGAGATCGAGCACCACAGGAACAAGCTGCGTCAGCGGGCTAAGAGACGGGGCCAGTGTGAGTTCCCCTCTATGGATGACATCCTGGATGCCTTCGGGCAGGCGCAGGAGGAGGCGGGGCAGGGAGGGTGTCCCCAGCGCCTCTACAACTCAGCCCATGACCACATGGACAGCATCCTGCACACCGACCCCCCCTCGCCCCCCACCCCAGGGGAATCCAGGAAGAGGTGATGGTCAATACATACTCAGGCTGAATTCTGTGACTGAATTAGATGAGTGTGTGAGACTGTATGAATGAGACTAATCTTTGCCAATGTGTTTCCCTGCCCTGCCAGGGGGAGGCGCTCTCCTCGGGGCCGGCGGAGGCAGCAGGGGAACGGCAGTCtgccagacacagacagactgacggaCAGAGACCGCCTGCTCACAGACCACAGCGCCACCTACAGGAAATACCCTGGACTCAACAATGTGGCCTACATGGTGAGACACACATACTATGCGCatactgtgtgtttgtgctggTGTGAatagtatgtgtgtttgtgtgtgtgtaggtgcgcATAGTATGTGTGCCTCACCATGtaggcaacacacacaccatatacacgcTCACTCACACttattcctcctcttctctctcctccagtcggACCCGGATCTACCTCCAGACCACGGCAGCCCCTCCCCTAACGATGAGGTGTTTGACCACGCCCCTCCCCCGCCGCCCTACGTGCCCCCCCAGCCATCCATCGAGGAGGCGCGGCAACAGATGCACTCCCTATTGGACGATGCCTTCGCCCTGGTGTCACCCTCCTCCCAGGGCAGCGTCAGTGTCGGGGTCACGCAGGTCAGCCCCGCCCTGCcgagcccctctccctccccacagaCACGCCCATCACGCCAGTGGGGCTCCTACCCCGCAGCCCCCACACACAGCCCCTTCTCTGCGGTaagagtgtgggtgtgtgtgtttgcgtgtactCCCAGGGTCTCTTCTATGAAATATgaatcatactgtctctctcaacctctcaccttccctctctccccttattACTATTTTGCATCCAAATGTTTCTCCTCTCGAtatctcaccttctctctctctctctctctatgttctctcccctcttcctgtcTAGAGGTATGCAGAGTTGGGGATGTCTCCCTCGTCAGTACAAGGCCTGTTGCAGAGGTGAGACAGACGTTACTATACTAACCAAGCTGAAGTACATTCAGTGAATGTCAGCATTTCCAAGgtctggtgtatgtgtgtgtttcaggcagGGCCTGGGTTCGGGGGCCTATGTTACTGCAGAGGAGCAGCTGCAAGAGTCTGTCTATGCCAACAGGGGGCAGTATGAagagcctccctcctcctccagacCTCGGCCTGTTGGGGGGAGCACAGGTAAAGGTGccatatgtgcgtgtgtgtgtgttaattggGATTGATGTGTGTATGGTAAGTGTATACTGTGTGTATCTAATGATTACTTACACatggtgtgttgtttgtgttctcAGGTGCTCAGCTGCATCACCTGACTCAGGTGGGGTTGTCGAGCCGGATCAGTGCGTACCCTGGGGTGGGCCGCAGTGTCTCTGGGCCAACAGGCTCCAGCTGGAACCAGCagcctttagaccaggacctCTCCAGACCTGAAGCCAGCAGAGAGAGTGTGAGTCAGACCACATGATGACCGACAGGGACAGCatgacatgctgaccacaccgctcgcgtcgcAAATTAAacgtacacatacatgttattcaatcattgcacccacacagCTGGCGTGCGTCAACCAGTGTCAGCGTAGCCAGAAGCTAAAATAGAACTTAGTTCTGTTTGTGACGCTTAACACACTGCAattcccgcctctcccatctcctcattggtttttaggagcatacaCCCATGtatgattgaaagatgaactaaGGTCTACACTTCAGGCCAGTTggtagtggtaatgcaccttaaagttggttgccaaccgccatataaagtccaaagaagaagaagcctgaaggaggagagattactggaAACGAACTCGGTTTCCCCTTTTATCTGTagattaattgttggagtagaggaccttgtgcatttcaggtaaaataacaacccaatgtttttatcccaggacaaattagctagcaacagcaagctagctagctaaattgccataaatgtttaatgcttttcgatctgtccccaaattaatatagttggttcagagttcgttttgatatttcaacctgtgtgtcctgatcgcgtctggtgtgggtggacaaaatcaacatgcacaCTATGGTCGCACGCACGTGTGCTGTCTGGTCAGCATGTGAGACTGTTTGGGCGTGCCACATGTCAGAGATTGAGAGAAACATTTGTTTTCTAGAGGAGTAATCTAGTTTACAGAGGAGTAATTTGATCTCTGACTCTTGCCTTCTCTCTCATCCTATCTCTCGAGCTCTTaccctgtctctatttctctctctctctctctctctaggtgctGTCGTTCCCTGAGTTCTCCTCCCCCACTGTGTTTCAGATGCCCAGCTCCTCTCTGGGAGACCATTCTGTCCCCCCGATGCTCCTGGCCCCTCCCACTCCAGAGTTCCCCCTAGACGAGTCCTCCCCCTCAGCCCAAAGCTCCGCCTCCCTCATCAAGGCCATCAGGGAGGAGCTACGACGACTTGCCCAGAAACAGGTTGCTGTGGCCGGCACCTACTCCTAGACCAGTGTGAGCCCCTACCCCATAACTGGTCTGAACCAGTTTGAACTACTACCTAAACAAGTATGGACCGATTGGAACCACTACCCCAAACTAGTTTGAAACAGTCAGAACCACTTGCCCTAAACTGGTCTAAAGAGACTTACACTGCTATTCATAAGCTGGTCTGAACAAGACCAGTCTGCAACAGATACGATTTCCTTACAACAATAGCATCACTGTTCTTTAAAGGGTTCTTCTCTCTGTAAAGGTTCCTCATTCTACAGCACAGTGTTTCCACTGGACGGGAGGATCGAGTTTGTTTTCTTCAGAGTTCCATAGAAGTGCTTCCGTGAGAGGGGCCGTCTCTGCCCTTCCTGACCTCCTGTATGTGGTGCTAAACCTCAGCGAAATGTCTCCTGTCATTAAGTTAACCACGCATTGCCTTCAACATACATTCATCATCAGCCATGTTGGTGAGGTCTTCTCCATTCATCAGCCATATTGGTGAGGTCTTGCACTGTAGAGAGAGTTGGAGACTTGGAGTATAGTGTACTTTGCGCATGGGGGATTTGAATATATAGATGGAAAAAGTATATAAAAATGAAAATATTATATGTAAAGAGATGTAAAAAATCCCAAGTGAGCACAATATGAATTAATAAGAGTGACCAATGGAGTAttgaaattgtatttattttttattgctcTGAAAGTATACTTTTAAATCCTTTATTTTGACCAAAGACCAATACTGTTTGGGTGTTCTATGGCTGTATTCTCCCTGTGTTGGCGCTCACTTTTGCCGTGGAGCTGATCATAACGTTGTTTATCGCAGTGGAGACGTCGCTTAGCATAGTTGCTCGCCGCTCGTGTGTTCATGTGTTGCTGGTACAAAAAACGGATTATGCGTTGCAGACATAtaacgtgtgtgtatatatatataatatatagcgCTTTTCAGTAGGTGTCAAAAGACTTGACATGGGGCTAACCTATCCCATCCACCACCAATGTGACTTTCTGCGGCAGAACTCTCACAGAACAAAGGCATTTCTGTGGTGACGAATGACTGTGTCGAATTGTGATAGTGTTTCTCTTGGTGGGAAGAGCTGGAAAACCAGGCTACCTGTGAAATTTAAGATTGAAATGGGAATGATTTTACACCACATCGACATAAGGTAATGCAAAGGTGATTTGGGGAATTTTGATGGGATGGTTTATAGCGACTGAAAAACACCTACATGTCCAATTTCCCCCAAATAGcttcctctccttatctcctttCCTTAGTCAACTATTATCCAAATGGATGTAAAGGTGAACCTCTCGAAGAGGTGAATTTATGAAACAAAGCCATTTTGGACAAATGGACATACTATACTGTAGCAGTTGATGAGTTTGGTGGTGGTTAAGTGCTCTTTGTCTCCATCTGCTGGTGGTATGGCTGCATGGCTGGCTTCCATCTTTGCTTCAGGTTGTTTTCTCTGAGGTCTTATTGTATTGGGTTTGGTCAATGGTCAGTAATGTGTGGGTTTGTGCAGGCAAGAGAAGGCTTGCCCATCCAGCTCTGTGCTCTAGCTATCTACAGCATGTTGACTATGTTTGAggcttggctagctagctattagtGATGTGACTGTTGCTGTTGTCTTCTCTCAGGCATTCTGCTAAAATCAAtacaaaaaaatgtttaaaacagAAGTTAAACTGAAGAGTTGTAACACACAACTAAAGAGTGAGGAGTGTTATACAGTGCCATCCGAACCTGATCCATCCAAGCACATAATACATCATGATAATCAAGCAGTAGAAAAGATGCACTATGTAAGTGTCATTCTGTTATACTCTTGTTTTGCCTTTTCTAATCATTTTTTAAAACCTACATGAAAATTGATATAACAATAAATGcagtatataaaataaatataagcGTAAAATAAGTCAAACTATTTCATCTGTGATTGCTCAATTATATGGACAACCTTTCAACGGAAGGACTAACACACCTTCCCTGTGGACCAATCCTGATTCATAACTCTTCATCTGCTGGGACTTATAAACCTTCCTGATTGGACCTGGCACCTGTCAATAAGGCTGTGGGACTATACACAGAGTGGAGTCACATAGATGTGTGTGTGCGGACGACAAACCGATTCACCTGGTGCTACTAAGTAACTTACAGTAACAGACCCTTCACTCCCTCTGTACAGGGGGTTGGAGTGTGTTGATGTCTCCTCAGTCTAACAGCATCTCACACACAGCCTATACCGACATGgggagcacagacacacactgccaacatggaaaacacacacactcagaatttGATATTCCTGTCTAAAAAGATAGGATTCACTTCAAACTCTGGACTTCAAACTCTGCAGCACCTCCTGAATGTTTCACAGTTCTGTGTTTTATAGATCTGTGATTCTCTGAGACACCAGAGTGTCGGAGCAGGCTTGTTATTGACCCTAATGCCCTGAGATCATACCCCTATACTCTCTCTGTCCCCAGAGGGTATGTGTTTTGTCTACTCTTGAGACTGGGGCGGGCCCATCTATAGGCCACACCCTGGGGCGTATCTTCGACAGTGTAGTAGATGCTCAGGTGTGTTAAATGTCAGACAAGGGTGGGGTTCCTGCCCGACTAGATTCACAGACGTTGATGCAACGACTGCTCAGTGGGGCATCAAATTTCTATATCACATGTTGTGGTTAACTGACATGTTATACACCTATCCAGCTGTTGTGAGGTCTGGCATGTGTCTGCAATGTTGTCGGGCAGGAACACCACCAATACCTGTTTTCCAGTTCTCTCTCGCCTtcccactcttcatacccctcgctctctcccctcctttcccttctctctctctatccctctctttctcctctctcctccctctgagcTGCATCTCTGTGGTGTATAGAGTCTGAATGATGTGTAAATCAAACATTAAAGAAATTATGTGTTTAAAGTCAGCCTTTGCTGTCTTAGTTTTTTTCCCTCCAAAAGTTGAATCATTGTATTTTAGTTGCTGGTCCCCCTGTTTAGTTTTGCACCTCCTTCCCCATTCTGATAACTGATACCTAACCCTTCAGTCCCGTCATCTTccaacaaacacacaaagacgGAGAGAAACAACAGGATAAACCTGACTGAATAATGCCTCAACTATTGTCAACCCATAATCTGCAACAACCCAACCTCTCCCCTGTAGTTCCGCTCTCACATCTCAACAATACCCGGTAGGCTAAAATATATTAATGTCCAAGGCAAGTAGTAATTCTCATTGGGTAGTCCTGTTTGAATATATTATATCGTGGACAGAAAAGGGAGAGACAAACTGTCTAGATCATTTTACTTCTGGGTAACCGATATTAGTTTGAGTAGGGTTGTTTATTTACTTTTACAGTATTTCAATATAGATTAGCATATGTAGGTTACAGACGTTGTTAGGCGGGACCTAAAAAAACTGTCGTCTAACCTTTTTCAGCGATTCGCCTGTCTCAAGGTGTGCAGAACTGACAGAGTTTCTGCATTGAAATTGATTCTCAAGATGGCCAATATATGAAAAGTTATTCTTCATGACAAAGATAGCCTTCTTCAAAAAAGTTGCGATTTCATCACAAAAAGCAGGTAACAGTGATTCACCGCAGGGGTGTCATTTGCTGCATGGTTTACTTAACTTCGCATAATAAATCAATGCGCTGCTCAATGTATGATAACGTTTTGTAGATTTTGTTTAGCATTTAAAACTTTGCCGAATAGTTGTAGTTGTGGATTTATTTTAACGTTTCTAAACGTTATAACACAGTGTCGGGATTGTATTTAACGTGGAGTCAGCTGTGGTCCTTATGTTATGAGAATCCAGGAGAGGGGAGCTGTAAACCCACTTGGGCCCCCTTGGGTTCTTGAGAGCTAGTTGACAGGTAGACTTAATGTTGTGGCGGTGATACAGCATGGGCAGGTGACGATGTTATGTTGCGGTAGGTTTTTGGCAGGACATATTTTGTATAATATTAAAGGGCCAATTTGTGATTTCTACTTCTATTTTTGCATTTTAAAGCCCATTGATT
Coding sequences:
- the LOC110500253 gene encoding UPF0606 protein KIAA1549, which translates into the protein MLRPPGRDPIKPPPPVTYVPGNRPTTTTKATTVTTTTTGTLASVTWTPPVQAPPGRQYLCNVTKPDMYLVRVVLPKSASTVGFGQVRDILKREFNCSVELQVLRTPSSFAFRAVAGPLIFNAMSVINALRQSTPGSSSLPTVSPLYSIPDHKYQIHSVLQFVPSHVDVRVCNFSERVERGLLMAYTETRRRAYEFGNVTVQLLNITMGQAKPQGDQKVPVDITFALRDGRGYLLGSEVSGHLRHLSTVEFSFYLGFPALQIAEPFHYPELNVSHHLRSSWVRTVLLGVQEQTVTERSFKARLERRLALLLEEGLGEGLGDGSQRRRWKRSTAVGNNSLQVVRVSRLAGSGRSLEVVYFVEGPGGERVPADATAATLNRLELQRAAIVLGHRVQRPLAQPVETLTVPPSETPSSSVWLIVGVVVPVLLAIVIIIILYWKLCGSEKLEFQPDAINTIQQRQKLQAPSVKGFDFAKLHLGQHSKDDIMVIQEPGALPMPIKEATPSEGGDVNTPKSKGSSTKAARANRRRGRLSPSDGDSLGSDQSSGRESAEETTRHVATPHEGKQHRNKTPKNGRNKMIPPTGSGPDELLSSSSIFDHVDRLSRGSSDGRGRQANKVQLIAMQPRPSPPQRSHSPTLTERVSAEVALRHKSEIEHHRNKLRQRAKRRGQCEFPSMDDILDAFGQAQEEAGQGGCPQRLYNSAHDHMDSILHTDPPSPPTPGESRKRGRRSPRGRRRQQGNGSLPDTDRLTDRDRLLTDHSATYRKYPGLNNVAYMSDPDLPPDHGSPSPNDEVFDHAPPPPPYVPPQPSIEEARQQMHSLLDDAFALVSPSSQGSVSVGVTQVSPALPSPSPSPQTRPSRQWGSYPAAPTHSPFSARYAELGMSPSSVQGLLQRQGLGSGAYVTAEEQLQESVYANRGQYEEPPSSSRPRPVGGSTGAQLHHLTQVGLSSRISAYPGVGRSVSGPTGSSWNQQPLDQDLSRPEASRESVLSFPEFSSPTVFQMPSSSLGDHSVPPMLLAPPTPEFPLDESSPSAQSSASLIKAIREELRRLAQKQVAVAGTYS